A single window of Mycolicibacterium aurum DNA harbors:
- a CDS encoding alpha/beta fold hydrolase, whose protein sequence is MHTVEVTAGTLQYREEGDPAGPPVVLLHGLLMNDAQWDLALPHLPTGFRYLLPVLPMGGHRIAMREDADLTLPGMVGIVADFLDVLDLRDVTLVITDWGGPLFLTDLGRDQRVSRLVVCPSEAFENFPPGFPGKVAWLASRTTGTVWLAMRQLKIGWLRRQWLMFGMMSKRPVPQPIFDTWVQAGLTDKAVRRDLVKYCRTSFDGDDLIRATNRLAEFDRPALVLWTDNPVMPAEHGRRLAELLPQGRLQTIDDAYVLVMLDQPERTAQAISRFLAVTPRR, encoded by the coding sequence ATGCATACCGTCGAGGTCACCGCAGGCACGCTGCAGTACCGAGAGGAGGGCGATCCGGCTGGGCCGCCCGTCGTGCTGCTGCACGGCCTGCTGATGAACGACGCGCAATGGGATCTGGCGCTGCCGCACCTGCCCACGGGGTTTCGCTATCTGCTGCCCGTTCTGCCGATGGGCGGACACCGCATCGCCATGCGGGAGGACGCCGACCTCACTCTGCCCGGGATGGTGGGCATCGTCGCCGACTTCCTCGACGTACTGGATCTGAGGGACGTCACCCTGGTCATCACCGATTGGGGCGGCCCGCTGTTCCTCACCGATCTCGGCCGCGACCAACGGGTGTCACGGCTGGTGGTGTGCCCGTCGGAGGCTTTCGAGAATTTTCCGCCGGGCTTTCCCGGCAAGGTCGCGTGGTTGGCGAGCCGGACCACCGGCACGGTGTGGCTTGCGATGCGGCAGCTCAAGATCGGCTGGCTTCGGCGGCAATGGCTGATGTTCGGCATGATGTCGAAAAGGCCGGTGCCGCAACCGATATTCGACACATGGGTGCAGGCGGGCCTGACCGACAAAGCGGTCCGCCGCGACCTGGTCAAGTACTGCCGGACGTCATTCGACGGCGACGATCTGATCCGGGCGACCAATCGTCTGGCGGAGTTCGACCGACCCGCCCTGGTGTTGTGGACCGACAACCCGGTGATGCCCGCCGAGCACGGACGTCGGCTGGCCGAACTGCTTCCCCAGGGCCGGCTGCAGACGATCGACGACGCCTACGTGCTGGTCATGCTCGACCAGCCCGAGCGCACGGCACAGGCGATCAGTCGATTTCTGGCGGTCACTCCTCGTCGATGA
- a CDS encoding GGDEF domain-containing protein, whose amino-acid sequence MRLIRQWWGQPDHYHWLSGYLVSRHARGFTRKMMGLIVVVLGAVPALMLLSPAGPNTRAGQAVSVVVVVLCAVMASVWFTRWPSGRQSLTFAILSDISIAAVTLAWPDPLTGLLGCLAFAALAGYVAFFHSGRYLLMVLLTAAGVAITCTVQIARGGDAYLATVAFLMIGVGVLAVPFSAQVLVHLLGIDASQSHTDALTGLRNRRGFYRSVRELISASPGRGHSYLSVAMIDLDRFKVINDTHGHATGDRLLAAVGASLRQATRSDAVVARIGGEEFLIAEATGHDDADALAERLRLAIASTAWDITASVGVACRRFDVRSDTRELLTELVEAADIAMYDAKRSGGNQVRRAGEPAV is encoded by the coding sequence GTGCGCCTGATTCGCCAGTGGTGGGGTCAGCCCGACCATTACCACTGGTTGTCCGGCTACCTGGTGTCTCGTCATGCCCGCGGGTTCACCCGCAAGATGATGGGCCTCATCGTCGTCGTACTCGGGGCGGTGCCCGCGCTGATGTTGCTCAGCCCTGCGGGCCCGAACACGAGGGCGGGTCAGGCGGTCAGCGTCGTGGTGGTGGTCCTCTGCGCCGTGATGGCTTCCGTGTGGTTCACGCGCTGGCCCTCCGGCCGGCAGTCCCTCACGTTCGCGATCCTGTCCGACATCAGCATCGCCGCGGTCACCCTGGCGTGGCCGGATCCGCTGACGGGTCTGCTGGGCTGCCTGGCCTTCGCAGCGCTTGCCGGCTACGTCGCCTTCTTCCACTCCGGCCGCTATCTGCTGATGGTGCTGCTCACCGCGGCGGGTGTGGCCATCACGTGCACCGTGCAGATCGCCCGCGGCGGCGACGCCTACCTGGCCACGGTCGCCTTCCTGATGATCGGTGTGGGTGTGCTCGCCGTGCCGTTCTCCGCGCAGGTGCTGGTTCACCTACTCGGCATCGACGCGTCGCAATCGCACACCGACGCTCTGACCGGGCTCCGGAACCGGCGTGGCTTCTACCGGTCGGTGCGGGAGCTGATCAGCGCATCACCGGGTCGCGGGCACTCCTATCTGAGCGTCGCGATGATCGATCTGGATCGCTTCAAGGTGATCAACGACACGCACGGGCACGCCACCGGCGACCGCCTGCTCGCGGCGGTGGGCGCAAGCCTGCGGCAGGCCACCCGCAGCGACGCCGTCGTCGCCAGGATCGGCGGCGAAGAGTTCCTGATAGCCGAGGCGACCGGACACGACGACGCCGATGCGCTGGCCGAGCGGCTGCGCCTGGCGATTGCCTCGACGGCGTGGGACATCACGGCGAGCGTCGGGGTGGCGTGCCGCCGGTTCGACGTTCGGTCGGACACCCGCGAGCTGCTCACCGAACTGGTGGAAGCTGCCGACATCGCGATGTACGACGCGAAGCGATCCGGCGGGAATCAGGTCCGTCGGGCCGGTGAACCCGCGGTCTGA
- a CDS encoding cytochrome P450 family protein has protein sequence MSRKAKADKTGRTSTRRLDIATTPLDTTTVDIISELCDRFGAHGRTASGDIAGGYRVSDVCAALKVPAQEWPLFARWATDFLNPASWEQLYAHLDVLIAQRCITPGNDLLSELMRLEVDGDGLTVDDLHTIVAALLAGIDAR, from the coding sequence ATGTCGCGAAAAGCCAAGGCCGACAAGACTGGTAGGACATCGACCAGGAGGCTCGACATCGCCACCACACCACTCGACACCACGACGGTCGACATCATCAGTGAGCTGTGCGACCGGTTCGGTGCCCACGGGCGAACTGCCTCGGGCGACATCGCCGGCGGCTATCGCGTCTCGGACGTCTGCGCGGCGCTGAAGGTGCCCGCGCAGGAGTGGCCGTTGTTCGCCCGCTGGGCAACGGATTTCCTGAACCCGGCGTCCTGGGAGCAGCTCTATGCCCATCTCGATGTGCTGATCGCCCAACGGTGCATCACACCCGGCAACGACCTGCTGTCCGAACTGATGCGACTGGAGGTCGACGGAGACGGCCTCACCGTCGACGACCTGCACACGATCGTCGCGGCCCTGCTCGCAGGTATCGACGCCCGCTGA
- the ruvA gene encoding Holliday junction branch migration protein RuvA: MIASVRGEVLDIALDHVVIEAAGVGYKVMATPATLATLRRGAEARLITAMIVREDSQTLYGFADADARNLFLTLLGVSGIGPSIALGALAIYDGPSLRQAIGDGDVAALTRIPKVGKKTAELLVLTLRDKVGSSGSSPGLAAAGGHGIRGPVVEALVGLGFALKQAEEATDKVMANDPEATTSSALRAALSMLGRK; the protein is encoded by the coding sequence ATGATCGCCTCGGTGCGGGGCGAGGTCCTCGACATCGCACTCGACCACGTCGTCATCGAGGCGGCCGGAGTGGGCTACAAGGTGATGGCCACCCCGGCGACGCTGGCCACCCTGCGCCGGGGCGCCGAGGCCAGGCTGATCACCGCCATGATCGTGCGGGAAGACTCGCAGACGCTGTACGGCTTCGCCGACGCCGACGCCCGCAACCTCTTCCTCACCCTGCTGGGCGTGTCCGGCATCGGGCCGAGCATCGCACTCGGCGCACTGGCGATCTACGACGGCCCGTCCCTGCGGCAGGCGATCGGTGACGGTGACGTTGCCGCACTGACCCGAATCCCCAAGGTGGGCAAGAAAACCGCCGAACTGCTCGTGCTGACACTGCGTGACAAGGTGGGTTCCTCCGGCTCCTCGCCCGGCCTCGCCGCGGCGGGCGGCCACGGCATCCGTGGACCGGTGGTCGAGGCTCTCGTCGGGCTCGGGTTCGCGCTCAAGCAGGCCGAGGAGGCCACCGACAAGGTCATGGCCAACGATCCGGAGGCCACCACGTCCAGTGCGCTGCGCGCGGCGCTGTCGATGTTGGGCAGGAAGTAA
- the ruvC gene encoding crossover junction endodeoxyribonuclease RuvC, translated as MRVMGVDPGLTRCGLSVIESGRGRQVTALDVDVVRTPADHPLAHRLLAISNAVEHWLDTHRPDVLAIERVFSNQNANTAMGTAQAGGVIALAAARRDIDVHFHTPSEVKAAVTGNGRADKAQVTEMVTRILALQQKPTPADAADALALAICHCWRAPMIARMADAEAMAAEQRRKYQATLKAKAKATRMSRSAP; from the coding sequence GTGCGGGTGATGGGAGTCGACCCGGGGCTGACGAGATGCGGGCTGTCGGTCATCGAGAGTGGGCGCGGGCGTCAGGTCACGGCGCTCGACGTCGACGTGGTGCGAACCCCCGCCGACCATCCGCTGGCACACCGATTGCTTGCGATCAGCAACGCCGTCGAACACTGGCTGGACACTCACCGGCCCGACGTCCTGGCCATCGAGCGGGTGTTCTCCAATCAGAACGCCAACACCGCCATGGGAACCGCTCAAGCCGGCGGGGTCATCGCGCTGGCCGCCGCGCGCCGCGACATCGACGTCCACTTCCACACTCCCAGTGAGGTCAAGGCGGCCGTCACCGGCAACGGCCGCGCGGACAAGGCGCAGGTCACCGAGATGGTAACCAGAATCCTTGCGCTGCAACAGAAACCGACGCCAGCCGACGCCGCGGACGCGCTTGCCCTTGCGATCTGCCACTGCTGGCGCGCGCCGATGATCGCGCGCATGGCCGACGCGGAGGCGATGGCCGCCGAACAGCGCCGCAAGTACCAGGCCACCCTCAAGGCCAAGGCGAAGGCCACCCGGATGTCGCGGAGCGCGCCATGA
- the ruvB gene encoding Holliday junction branch migration DNA helicase RuvB produces MGRFQEGPEGEPDDDREMSPALTVGEGDIDASLRPRSLGEFIGQPRVREQLQLVLEGAKNRGGTPDHILLSGPPGLGKTSLAMIIAAELGTSLRVTSGPALERAGDLAAMLSNLVEHDVLFIDEIHRIARPAEEMLYLAMEDFRVDVVVGKGPGATSIPLEVAPFTLVGATTRSGALTGPLRDRFGFTAHMDFYEPAELERVLTRSAGILGIELGTEAGSEIARRSRGTPRIANRLLRRVRDYAEVRADGVITRDIAKYALEVYDVDELGLDRLDRAVLSALTRSFGGGPVGVSTLAVAVGEEATTVEEVCEPFLVRAGMIARTPRGRVATAQAWTHLGMTPPAGAVGLGQVGLFD; encoded by the coding sequence GTGGGCCGCTTCCAGGAAGGCCCGGAGGGCGAGCCCGACGACGATCGGGAGATGTCACCGGCCCTGACGGTCGGCGAGGGCGACATCGACGCCAGCCTGCGCCCGCGGTCACTGGGGGAGTTCATCGGTCAGCCGCGGGTGCGTGAGCAACTGCAGCTGGTCCTTGAGGGTGCCAAGAACCGGGGCGGCACCCCGGACCACATCCTGCTGTCGGGGCCGCCCGGTCTGGGCAAGACGTCGCTGGCGATGATCATCGCTGCGGAACTCGGCACGTCGCTGCGTGTCACGTCGGGTCCGGCGCTGGAACGCGCCGGTGATCTGGCGGCCATGCTGTCCAACCTCGTCGAGCACGACGTGCTGTTCATCGACGAGATCCACCGGATCGCGAGACCGGCCGAGGAGATGCTGTACCTCGCGATGGAGGACTTCCGCGTGGACGTCGTCGTCGGCAAAGGCCCTGGCGCAACGTCGATTCCGCTGGAGGTCGCGCCCTTCACCCTCGTCGGAGCGACCACCCGCTCCGGTGCCCTGACCGGTCCGCTGCGCGACCGCTTCGGGTTCACCGCCCACATGGACTTCTATGAACCCGCCGAGCTGGAGCGTGTGCTGACCCGCTCCGCGGGAATCCTCGGAATCGAATTGGGCACCGAGGCAGGCAGCGAGATCGCCCGCAGATCCCGCGGCACCCCCCGCATCGCCAACCGGTTGCTGCGCCGCGTACGGGATTACGCCGAGGTGCGGGCCGACGGCGTGATCACCCGCGACATCGCGAAGTACGCCCTGGAGGTCTACGACGTCGACGAGCTGGGGCTGGACCGGCTGGACCGGGCGGTGCTCTCGGCGCTGACCCGCAGCTTCGGCGGGGGACCGGTCGGGGTGTCGACGCTGGCGGTCGCGGTCGGCGAGGAAGCCACCACCGTCGAGGAGGTGTGCGAACCGTTCCTGGTGCGCGCCGGGATGATCGCACGGACCCCGCGCGGTCGCGTCGCCACCGCACAGGCGTGGACCCATCTGGGGATGACGCCGCCCGCCGGGGCCGTCGGCCTCGGCCAGGTCGGGCTGTTCGACTGA
- a CDS encoding DUF1304 domain-containing protein codes for MVIAGMIVAVLAAVLHGYIFVMESFTWTSARTRAVFGTTEEEAQTTKLLAFNQGFYNLFLAVVTVVGVVMSFTGATAVGAALVFAGVGSMLAAAAVLLVSAPDKARAAVTQGLLPLVAVVLLVVGLVR; via the coding sequence GTGGTGATCGCAGGCATGATCGTGGCGGTGCTCGCTGCCGTGCTGCACGGCTACATCTTCGTCATGGAGTCCTTCACCTGGACCTCCGCTCGCACCCGGGCGGTGTTCGGCACCACCGAAGAGGAGGCGCAGACCACGAAGCTTCTGGCGTTCAACCAGGGTTTCTACAACCTGTTCCTCGCGGTGGTGACGGTCGTCGGGGTGGTGATGTCGTTCACCGGCGCCACGGCTGTCGGTGCGGCTCTGGTGTTCGCCGGGGTGGGGTCGATGCTGGCCGCTGCCGCCGTCCTGCTGGTCTCGGCGCCGGACAAGGCCCGCGCCGCCGTCACCCAGGGGTTGTTGCCGTTGGTGGCGGTGGTGCTTCTCGTGGTGGGGCTGGTGCGGTAA
- the car gene encoding carboxylic acid reductase: MSTATREERLESRIAELFATDHQFAEAAPDAAITDAIDAAGSRLPQIIRTVFDGYAQRPALGRRAVTFVEDPQTGRTSAELLSEFETFTYAELSRRIRAVVGALPHVHPGDRVAVLGFTSVDYATVDLALVMRGAVSVPLQTAAPVATLRPIITETEPGVIASAVDYLTDAVDLALAAPSVTQLIVFDYLPEVDDHAEALAAARARLSDAGTAISLDTLQDVLERGTASPVAQPFTTGEDDPLMMLIYTSGSTGAPKGAMYTERLVANAWRPSARASWGDVGARPSITLNFMPMSHVMGRMLLYGTLGSGGTAYFAARSDLSTFLEDLALVRPTQLSFVPRIWDTIFAEVAKELDRRPDHEAEVFADLRRQLLGGRYVMAMTGSAPLSPEMRRFVENFLDLHLIDGYGSTEAGAVFVDGHVQRPPVIDYKIVDVPDLGYFHTDRPHPRGELLVKSDSLFPGYYKRPDITAEMFDEDGYYRTGDVVAETAPDELVYLDRRNNVLKLSQGEFVTVSKLEAVFGDSPLIRQIYVYGNSARPYLLAVIVPTEEALARADVKSQIADSLQDVAKAAGLQSYEIPRDFLIETTPFTLENGLLTGIRKLARPKLKEHYADRLEARYAELADSQADELRALRLGGSDRPALETVGRAAGALLGTDAGDVAPDAHFTDLGGDSLSALTFANLLHDIFEVDVPVGVIVSPANDLRALAAYIDAERENSSGRPTFASVHGRDATQVHARDLTLDKFIDPATLAAASTLPGPSTEVRTVLLTGATGFLGRYLALEWLERLSMVGGTLICLVRAKDDAAARARLDSTFDTGDPTLLEHYRRLAADHLEVIAGDKGEPDLGLDPQTWQRLADSVDLIVDPAALVNHVLPYSQLFGPNALGTAELIRVALTTRLKPFVYVSTIGVGAGIAPGSFTEDADIRAISATRSVDDSYANGYGNSKWAGEVLLREAHELSGLPVAVFRCDMILADTTYSGQLNLPDMFTRLMLSLVATGVAPDSFYQPEPDGNRPRAHYDGLPVEFIADAISTLGAHVHGDSATGFETYHVMNPYDDGIGLDEFVDWLISAGYPVRRVGDYPAWLQRFTTAINALPERQRQASLLPLLHNYQQPEIPLRGSLAPTDHFRTAVQNAKIGPDKDIPHITPPVIVKYVTDLEQLGLL, translated from the coding sequence ATGTCGACTGCTACCCGCGAGGAGCGGCTCGAGAGCCGCATCGCCGAATTGTTCGCCACCGATCACCAGTTCGCGGAGGCGGCGCCGGACGCCGCCATCACCGACGCCATCGACGCAGCCGGATCGCGACTGCCACAGATCATCCGGACCGTGTTCGACGGCTACGCCCAACGGCCCGCGCTCGGCCGCCGCGCCGTGACATTCGTCGAAGACCCGCAGACCGGACGCACATCCGCAGAACTGCTGTCCGAGTTCGAGACCTTCACCTACGCGGAGCTGTCGCGCCGTATCCGCGCAGTCGTCGGCGCCCTGCCCCACGTTCATCCCGGCGATCGTGTCGCAGTGCTCGGGTTCACCAGTGTCGACTACGCCACGGTTGACCTTGCCCTCGTCATGCGCGGCGCCGTGTCGGTCCCTCTGCAGACCGCGGCGCCCGTGGCCACGCTGCGGCCGATCATCACCGAGACAGAACCCGGCGTGATCGCCTCCGCTGTCGACTACCTCACCGATGCGGTCGACCTGGCGCTGGCAGCGCCCTCGGTGACACAGCTGATCGTGTTCGACTACCTGCCCGAAGTCGACGATCACGCCGAGGCGCTCGCGGCCGCGCGTGCCCGGCTGTCCGACGCAGGCACTGCCATCAGCCTCGACACACTGCAGGACGTCCTCGAGCGCGGCACCGCATCGCCTGTGGCGCAACCGTTCACCACCGGCGAGGACGATCCGCTGATGATGCTGATCTACACCTCGGGCAGCACCGGCGCCCCGAAGGGTGCCATGTACACCGAACGTCTGGTGGCCAACGCGTGGCGGCCGTCGGCGCGCGCCAGCTGGGGCGACGTGGGCGCCCGGCCGTCGATCACACTGAACTTCATGCCGATGAGCCACGTGATGGGCCGCATGCTGCTCTACGGCACGCTCGGCTCCGGCGGCACCGCGTACTTCGCTGCGCGAAGCGATCTTTCGACCTTCCTGGAGGACCTCGCGCTGGTGCGGCCGACTCAGCTGTCGTTCGTCCCGAGGATCTGGGACACCATCTTCGCCGAGGTCGCCAAGGAACTCGATCGCCGGCCCGACCACGAAGCCGAGGTGTTCGCCGACCTCCGGCGCCAGCTGCTGGGCGGCCGGTATGTGATGGCGATGACCGGCTCGGCGCCACTGTCGCCCGAGATGCGCAGGTTCGTGGAGAACTTCCTCGACCTTCATCTGATCGACGGATACGGATCGACCGAAGCCGGCGCGGTGTTCGTCGACGGTCATGTGCAGCGGCCACCCGTCATCGACTACAAGATCGTCGACGTCCCGGACCTCGGGTACTTCCACACCGACCGCCCACATCCTCGTGGTGAGCTTCTCGTCAAGTCCGACAGCCTGTTTCCCGGCTACTACAAGCGGCCCGACATCACCGCCGAGATGTTCGACGAGGACGGCTACTACCGCACCGGTGACGTGGTCGCCGAGACAGCACCCGACGAGCTGGTCTACCTGGACCGTCGCAACAACGTGCTGAAGCTGTCCCAGGGTGAGTTCGTGACCGTCTCCAAGCTCGAAGCGGTGTTCGGTGACAGCCCGCTGATCCGCCAGATCTACGTCTACGGCAACAGTGCCAGGCCCTACCTGTTGGCCGTGATCGTGCCCACCGAGGAGGCGCTGGCACGTGCCGACGTGAAATCCCAGATCGCCGATTCCCTTCAGGACGTCGCGAAAGCCGCGGGACTGCAGTCCTATGAGATCCCCCGCGACTTCCTGATCGAGACGACCCCCTTCACGCTGGAGAACGGGCTGCTGACCGGAATCCGCAAGCTCGCCCGGCCCAAGCTCAAAGAGCACTACGCCGACCGCCTCGAGGCTCGGTACGCCGAGTTGGCCGACAGCCAGGCCGACGAGTTGCGGGCGTTGCGGCTGGGCGGGTCGGACCGTCCCGCACTGGAAACCGTCGGCCGTGCCGCCGGCGCCCTGCTGGGCACCGATGCCGGCGACGTGGCACCCGATGCCCACTTCACCGACCTCGGCGGTGACTCGTTGTCCGCGTTGACGTTTGCCAACCTCCTGCATGACATCTTCGAGGTGGATGTGCCCGTGGGCGTGATCGTGTCCCCGGCCAACGACCTGCGGGCCCTGGCCGCATACATCGACGCAGAGCGCGAGAACAGCTCCGGGAGGCCCACTTTCGCCTCTGTTCACGGACGTGACGCCACCCAGGTGCATGCCCGCGACCTGACGCTGGACAAGTTCATCGATCCCGCGACCCTCGCTGCGGCCTCCACGCTGCCCGGCCCCAGCACCGAGGTGCGTACCGTTCTGCTGACGGGCGCGACCGGCTTCCTCGGGCGCTATCTCGCGCTGGAGTGGCTGGAGCGGTTGTCGATGGTCGGCGGGACGCTGATCTGCCTGGTCCGCGCGAAAGACGATGCTGCGGCCCGGGCACGGCTGGACAGCACATTCGACACCGGCGACCCCACGCTGCTGGAGCACTACCGGCGACTGGCTGCCGATCACCTCGAGGTGATCGCGGGCGACAAGGGCGAACCCGATCTCGGGCTTGATCCGCAGACCTGGCAGCGGCTCGCAGACAGCGTGGACCTGATCGTCGATCCCGCCGCCCTCGTCAACCACGTCCTGCCCTACAGCCAGCTGTTCGGCCCGAACGCGCTGGGGACCGCGGAGCTGATCCGCGTCGCGCTGACCACCAGGCTCAAGCCGTTCGTGTACGTGTCGACGATCGGTGTCGGTGCCGGCATCGCACCGGGCAGCTTCACCGAGGACGCCGACATCCGCGCCATCAGCGCGACGCGCTCCGTCGACGACAGTTACGCCAACGGCTACGGCAACAGCAAGTGGGCCGGTGAGGTGCTGCTGCGCGAGGCCCACGAGCTGTCTGGTCTTCCCGTCGCGGTGTTCCGGTGCGACATGATCCTGGCCGACACCACGTACTCGGGACAGCTGAACCTGCCCGATATGTTCACCCGGCTGATGCTGAGCCTGGTGGCGACCGGCGTGGCGCCGGACTCGTTCTACCAGCCGGAGCCGGACGGCAACCGCCCGCGCGCCCACTACGACGGTCTGCCGGTGGAGTTCATCGCGGACGCGATCTCCACACTCGGCGCTCACGTGCACGGCGATTCGGCCACCGGATTCGAGACGTACCACGTGATGAATCCGTATGACGACGGCATCGGCCTCGACGAATTCGTCGACTGGCTGATCTCCGCCGGCTACCCGGTGCGTCGGGTGGGCGACTATCCGGCGTGGCTGCAGCGGTTCACCACTGCGATCAACGCCCTGCCGGAACGGCAACGGCAGGCGTCACTGCTGCCTCTGCTGCACAACTACCAGCAGCCGGAGATTCCGTTGCGCGGGTCACTGGCGCCGACGGATCACTTCCGCACCGCAGTGCAGAACGCAAAGATCGGGCCGGACAAGGACATTCCCCACATCACGCCGCCGGTCATCGTCAAGTACGTGACCGACTTGGAGCAGCTGGGTCTGCTCTAG
- a CDS encoding TetR/AcrR family transcriptional regulator: protein MARSTRESILTAAAELMRHRGYAGVGMKDIADASGAPIGSLYHHFRGGKVQIAREALTNAGIAYGLLIPSVVDDYADLGDAVRGVFVQAADDMAATGFANMCPVASVSAEVADTVEELRHATRDIFVGWIDGGAAYFEARGLDADLARDVTLTLIGALEGAFLLARALRSTEPLLAAGRTLAPQYVGIELMTPAGVRGDHRP, encoded by the coding sequence ATGGCAAGGTCGACCAGGGAGTCGATATTGACGGCGGCCGCGGAGCTGATGCGGCACCGCGGATATGCCGGCGTGGGCATGAAAGACATCGCCGACGCGTCGGGAGCGCCGATCGGCTCGCTCTACCACCACTTCCGCGGCGGCAAGGTGCAGATCGCCCGCGAGGCGCTGACCAACGCCGGCATCGCCTACGGCCTGCTCATCCCGTCGGTTGTCGACGACTACGCCGACCTCGGCGACGCGGTCCGCGGCGTCTTCGTTCAGGCCGCCGATGACATGGCCGCGACCGGCTTCGCCAACATGTGCCCGGTCGCCAGCGTCTCGGCCGAGGTCGCCGACACCGTCGAGGAGCTCCGGCATGCCACCCGGGACATCTTCGTCGGGTGGATCGACGGCGGCGCCGCGTATTTCGAGGCGCGGGGCCTCGACGCGGATCTTGCCCGCGACGTCACACTCACCCTGATCGGGGCACTCGAGGGGGCATTCCTGCTCGCCCGGGCGCTGCGCAGCACCGAGCCGCTGCTGGCGGCGGGACGCACGCTGGCGCCGCAATATGTCGGCATCGAATTGATGACCCCGGCAGGCGTCCGAGGGGACCATCGGCCCTAG
- a CDS encoding gamma-aminobutyraldehyde dehydrogenase: MTTVQNFIGGELVDSSSGATMPLVDPSTGEQYGTAPVSTEQDIDNAYAAAAKAFTGWKKTTPSQRQKALLDFADEVEKSAEDLVLAEGRNCGKPNHITRAEEIPPMVDQIRFFAGAARILEGKSAGEYLADHTSWIRREPVGVIGQVAPWNYPMMMAVWKICPAIAAGNTVVIKPSDTTPVTTVMLAELAAKHLPAGVLNVVTGDRVTGASLVAHPTPQMVAITGSVAAGRAVAVSAGGHLKRTHLELGGKAPVIVFDDADLAAAAEGIATAAYFNAGQDCTAATRVLASASIEADLTAALAERAKGATTTFGRAADDEDAWVPPVNNVNQMERVLSFFADMPSHATVAVGGKRQGDKGFYVEPTVVGGLRQDDRLIQQEIFGPVITVQSFADEDEAIGWANGVEFGLASSVWTKDVSRALRVSNALDFGCVWINTHIPLVAEMPHGGFKSSGHGKDLSMYGLEDYTRIKHVMAYTG, from the coding sequence ATGACCACCGTGCAGAACTTCATCGGAGGCGAACTCGTCGACTCGAGCAGTGGGGCGACGATGCCGCTGGTCGACCCGAGCACCGGAGAGCAGTACGGCACCGCGCCCGTCTCCACCGAGCAGGACATCGACAACGCCTACGCCGCGGCCGCCAAGGCCTTCACCGGGTGGAAGAAGACGACGCCGTCGCAGCGGCAGAAGGCGCTGCTCGACTTCGCCGACGAGGTGGAGAAGTCGGCCGAAGACCTGGTGCTCGCGGAGGGCCGCAACTGCGGCAAGCCCAACCACATCACCCGCGCCGAGGAGATCCCTCCGATGGTCGACCAGATCCGGTTCTTCGCCGGCGCGGCACGGATCCTGGAGGGCAAGTCAGCCGGTGAGTACCTGGCCGACCACACCTCGTGGATCCGGCGGGAGCCGGTCGGGGTGATCGGTCAGGTGGCGCCCTGGAACTACCCGATGATGATGGCGGTCTGGAAGATCTGCCCTGCGATCGCGGCAGGCAACACCGTCGTGATCAAGCCCAGCGACACCACCCCGGTGACGACGGTGATGCTGGCCGAGCTGGCGGCCAAACACCTCCCCGCCGGTGTGCTCAACGTGGTCACCGGTGACCGCGTCACCGGAGCGAGTCTCGTCGCCCACCCGACGCCGCAGATGGTGGCGATCACCGGGTCCGTGGCGGCGGGCAGGGCGGTCGCGGTCAGCGCGGGCGGCCACCTCAAGCGCACGCACCTCGAGCTCGGTGGCAAGGCGCCGGTGATCGTGTTCGACGACGCCGATCTCGCCGCCGCAGCCGAGGGCATCGCGACCGCCGCGTACTTCAACGCCGGACAGGACTGCACGGCGGCCACCCGGGTGCTGGCCTCGGCGTCGATCGAGGCGGACCTGACCGCAGCGCTGGCCGAACGGGCTAAGGGAGCCACGACGACGTTCGGCCGCGCAGCCGATGACGAGGACGCCTGGGTGCCGCCGGTCAACAACGTGAACCAGATGGAGCGGGTGCTGTCGTTTTTCGCCGACATGCCCTCGCACGCCACTGTCGCCGTGGGCGGTAAGCGGCAGGGCGACAAGGGTTTCTATGTGGAGCCGACGGTCGTCGGGGGTCTTCGCCAGGACGATCGACTGATCCAGCAGGAGATCTTCGGCCCGGTGATCACCGTGCAGTCGTTCGCCGATGAGGACGAGGCGATCGGCTGGGCCAACGGCGTGGAGTTCGGATTGGCGTCATCGGTGTGGACGAAGGACGTATCGCGGGCGTTGCGGGTGTCCAATGCGCTGGACTTCGGCTGCGTGTGGATCAACACCCATATCCCGCTGGTCGCCGAGATGCCCCACGGCGGATTCAAATCGTCCGGACACGGCAAGGATCTGTCGATGTACGGGCTGGAGGACTACACGCGCATCAAACACGTGATGGCCTACACCGGCTGA